TGACCCGGTCAGGTCAAAAGTTTCTGACTTGGTAAAACAAAGCGGCAAGGTGACAGCCGAAACCGCCCTGGGCAAAAAAAAGCTAGCTTATCCAATCAAACACATGGCCCAAGGTTATTATGAAATTGTAGAATTTGATGCTGAGCCAACAGATATGAAAAAGCTAGATACAAATTTAAAATTATATAACGACGTATTGCGACATTTAATTGTTAAAAAGGAAATCGTCTCAGGGCCGGCTCATGTTAGCCGAGAGCGCGTACCAGACGCGCCAAAACTGGTTAAAGAAATTCCAACCAAAGATCATGCTTCAGAGAAAAAAACAAAATCAATTGACATTGATAAAAAGCTTGATGAAATATTAGAAGACAACATGTTATAATTAGGGGGCGGCAAACGTTTTGAAGCGGCGCTGCTTAAATAGTAAGAACAATTTTATGGATCTAAATA
The nucleotide sequence above comes from Candidatus Buchananbacteria bacterium CG10_big_fil_rev_8_21_14_0_10_42_9. Encoded proteins:
- the rpsF gene encoding 30S ribosomal protein S6, giving the protein MHYELLYIIPGTFAENEIDPVRSKVSDLVKQSGKVTAETALGKKKLAYPIKHMAQGYYEIVEFDAEPTDMKKLDTNLKLYNDVLRHLIVKKEIVSGPAHVSRERVPDAPKLVKEIPTKDHASEKKTKSIDIDKKLDEILEDNML